From the Silvanigrella paludirubra genome, one window contains:
- a CDS encoding carboxymuconolactone decarboxylase family protein produces METQNLLNSFIEKYTERLDGLAVKDLKLNFEKVTTSGQLDIEELSLLIISLGKMLEFEGLMIVGIENARANQIPDTLINEALQIPAIMGMLNTYYKFRFFSEKNDSNASSEYGSPGLRMNALAKPLMGKEKFEIISLAISILNSCEKCVISHEKAVLDLGVSRNKIHDVMKLTAIVKGLSSF; encoded by the coding sequence ATGGAAACCCAAAATTTGTTAAATTCTTTTATAGAAAAATATACCGAAAGACTAGATGGATTAGCAGTTAAAGATCTAAAACTAAATTTTGAAAAAGTAACAACTTCAGGACAACTTGACATAGAAGAGTTATCTTTGTTAATTATATCACTTGGAAAAATGCTTGAATTTGAAGGGCTAATGATTGTAGGTATTGAAAATGCAAGAGCTAATCAAATTCCAGATACTCTAATCAATGAAGCTTTGCAAATTCCAGCTATTATGGGAATGTTAAATACATATTATAAGTTCAGATTTTTCTCTGAAAAAAATGATTCTAACGCTTCTTCAGAATATGGTTCTCCTGGATTAAGAATGAATGCACTTGCGAAACCATTAATGGGCAAAGAAAAGTTTGAAATCATTTCACTTGCTATTAGTATTTTAAATAGCTGTGAAAAATGCGTAATTTCACATGAAAAAGCGGTGCTTGATTTGGGTGTATCAAGAAATAAAATTCATGATGTTATGAAGCTAACAGCAATTGTA